The genomic DNA CCGGTGCTGGCGACGTGCGGGCCGCGACAGAGGTCAGTAAAGCTGCCATTGGTATAAAACGAGACGGTTTCGATGGCGGCGTCGCCTTCGGCGATAGTGCCCATCTCGCTGGCATCCAGATCTTTGGCAACGGTAGTGCCGGAACGCTTGAGGTCGTTCAGCAGTTCTTCCTTGTACGGCTGCTTGCCTTTCTTGGCCCAGACGATTGCCTCGTCGACGCTCATTTCGGAGCGCTCGAACGGTTGGTCGTCCTTGATGATGTTGCGCATGACGTTCTCGATCTTTTTGAAATCGTCTTCGGAAATCTTTACATTCGGGATATCAATGTCGTAATAAAAACCATTCTCTACCACTGGGCCGATGCCAAGACGGGCCTCCGGCCAGAGCCGCATGGTGGCCGTTGCCATGATGTGGGCCAGGCTGTGGCGCATGGGGTGTAGGTCATCGTGTTGGTGGGACATGGGCAGTCTCCTCTTTCGTGCGTTTAATGTTGTGAAAAATATGTAAACTCTACCGCTGTTAGCAATAAAAAAGCCGCCCGGTTGCTCCTGACTGCCAATGGCATATGGTGCTTCCGTGCGTCTCGGTCCTGGCGCTGCGTTATGTGCAGTTTCAGGAGGTTCCACCTCGACTATTACTCTTACGACCTTCGGTTCGCCCGTCGTCGTCACTCCCGCGAAGCTCAGCGGGTGGTGAGGCCGCTTCGTTGCTTGCCTCTAGTGTAGCACACCGGCCTGGAGAATACAGCCTTGAGTGATTAACACATACCCACTGCTTAGGTGCGGCAGCCGCGCGAGATGTTCATCCAGATGTCGTCGCTGGTGTATGCCAAGCGGTCGGGACCGGACGAATAGATGTCTGACGAGACATAATCCGAGGCACCGCTGAGACAGTCGTTGTCGTCGTAGCCATAGGGAGTGCCCCAGGGATCACGCGTCGGCGCTTCATTATTTACCAGGCCTTCGGTCTTGAGGGCGTCGATCGTCCGCTCCCATTCAGGAGCCGAGGGCGGATTGGTGTCGCCGTTCCAGGCATCGCCGACGGGCGGTAGCTCACCCTTGCGATCCTTGTAGTTGAGCATGACACGCTTGAGCTGCGTCATGTCGGCATTGGCCTTTTGGATGCGCGAGCGCTGGGCCGAGGAGTTATATGTGCTGCTGGCGATGACACCGATGATGGCCAGCACGACGATGACCAGAATCAGCTCGGTAATGCTGAAACCTTTGCTGGCTGCACTGGCGAGAGGTGAAGAAGAGCGCTTCATAATGTGCCTATTGTAGCACACTGCTTATGCTTGCCTCCCGCCCCTGTCTTTGCTACTATGCTGTAGACCAGTGCGAAAGCACGCGTATTTCACAATTTGGATCCGTAGCTCATTTGGCTAGAGCGCCGCATTGACGTTGCGGAGGTGGCAGGTTCGAATCCTGCCGGATCCACCAGATGAATATGAAAAAGCCACCCTCCCGGGTGGTTTTTATATTCATTGGCGTCTCCGGCAGGATCCGAACCGTAAGAAGTTCGGGCGCTGCCTTGCCGACCAGTGTCGGCAGGGTTAGCATGAGCGCAGCGAGAGAATTATCCTGCCGGATCCACTCAGCTACTACTGTTATTTAATGATATTTTTTTACAACAATCCCTATTCCCTACAACGTCGAAGGATCCGGCAACTTCAGCCGGCACATAATCTCACTCCCCCGTATCTCCGTGTAGTTGCTCTGGGCCGGCGTGCTCGAGAAATTCGGCCAGTACGGTGGTTCGGCCGGAGCCATAATCGGCCCGACCGGGCACTTGGTGGCCGCTTCCAGGTAGCAGGTCAGTCCCCAAGGGTACGTACTGCCATCGAGTGTAAACATGTTGTCCGGGTAAAAAGTCGCGCCTTCACGCGTGCCGCCCCAGCCGGTAAAGTCGACGATGCTCGGCAGCGGCAATGGGTTGGCGTTGCTCATATACGGCCGTATCCGGGTATTGAACGTGGCGTCGTTGCTACCGGCCCAGCACCCGTCGGCATTGCCCTCGCCAAGACAGGCGGCCCATGTGGTCGGGTAGGCCCGGTTATCTGTCGCGTAGGCTATCAGCGCCTTCTGGTACGCCTTGACCGTCGAGATGGTGTGCGAATCCCGTGCCTGCTTCTGTGCCCGTGAAAAGACGGTAAGCGCGATGGCAGCCAGGATGCCGATGATTACCACTATGATCAGCAGCTCAACGATAGTAAACCCACGCCGCAAGCCGGTGCCGTTCGCCGTCTTCTTGTGCCTGAAAAGTTCCACCCTGCTCATACTGCCACCACTATACCACGCAGCTGCCCGCTGCAAGCTTTTCCACCAGAGGTGCCGTTTATCCACTAGCAAAAACAATAGCGTTATGACACTATGTAGACATAAGGATAATCGAATATGCGCTGCCTCGCCTGTGACAATACGAAACTGGAGACCACCAATTCCCGCAAACACCCCCGTGAGACCAGGGTGTGGCGGCGACGTCATTGTACGACATGCGGCCTGACGTTCACTACGCATGAATTACCAGAATATTCCGGCGGATTTGTCATCATCCGCGGCCGGCGCAAGCGTGACCGCCGGCCATTCAGCCATGCCGGCCTGCTCCGCGAGCTGTTCACGGCTGGCGGCCACGTGAAGCGTCAGGACGACCTGGTGTGGCTGGCGCAGACCGCGGCGGCACGGGCCATGCGGGTCGCCGCGGCCCGGCAGTTCACGTTGCCGGCTGACGAGTATGTGGCCATCGTCATGGCGACGCTGGCGGCATACGACGAACTACTGGCCGCAAACTACAAAGCCCGGCTGTAGCAGCCGGGCAAAAGCCGTCACTGAACACATTTTTATTTATTCATGGCTGGCGGTGTGCTGTACGCGGCCGGAGCCGGACTGACTGACGACCGACTTGTCGGTAACGTCGAACTTATCGAGGTATTTACCCAGCAGCAGCCGCGTCTGCGAGTAGATGGCCGCACTCGAGCCGTACAGAATGGACGTCACGGGCATCAGGGCCCACTGCAGGATCATCCAGAGGTTGCGGCGGCGCTTATAGCGGGCCGGCCGCGGCGGCAGCATCTTCATCGAGAGGAAGATACTCAGCACCAGGCCGATATAGCCCAGCCACTGCAGATAACTGACCAGGTCTGGCAGCTCATGCGCCACGATACTGCGGTTGGATTCATTGGCAAAGACCAGCGGCGCCCAGGCTCCGAAGGCCAGGATGATAGATGAGGTGGCCCAGCTGACATGGCCGTCCAGCAGGCGCAGGAATTTAAAGAAGCCATCCAGCAGCGGCACCTCGCGGTGGCGGCTAAAGACCCGCGTGGCCACGTACGGCACATCAGAGGCGCCGTATGCCCAGCGGCGCAGCTGGATGAACTGGGCCTTGAGCGTCTTGACATAGGTGCTGGATAACACGGCATCCTGATAGATAGGCACATAAATCGGAATCACCTCATACTGTCCCTTGAAGGCAAAATAGCTGCGCCAGAACTGATGGCCGTCCTCGACGACGGTACGGGTGCTCCAAAAATCGGTCTTCTCCAGGCTGACCAGGCTTTGGGCGTGCGCAGCAAAGTTGCGCAGCATGTGCGGCCGCAGCGAGTTGACCATGTTCCAGAAGGAGTTGCCAGTAGCCAGGACACGCATCGGCGCCGGCACATCCCAGATATTATTCAAAAACAGCGCTATCGGCTGGTAGGCGCACTCGTGGCGGCGCTCGTTGACGATGAACTCATAGGCCAGGTAACTGAGGTAGGACGGGTGCGGCCGGTTGTCGGAATCGAGCGTCGTGATAATGACATGTTCCTTATTGACACCCCGCTTCTCCATCCAGGCCTGCAGCTGCCGGCCGGCGTACACGATGTTACCACCCTTGCCCACCACCTCATTGGGCAGGTCGCTGGGATGCTCGAAGGCGAAGGCTGCATAAAAATGTTCGCGGTATTGGTCGGCCAGCTCACGGGCGGTAGCACGGGTCGCTTCGGGACCACGGGCCTCATAGCCGATGACCAGGATAGTCTGCTTGGCCGGGAAGCTGTTGCTGAGCACCGACTGGACCGTCGGCTCCAACA from Candidatus Saccharibacteria bacterium includes the following:
- a CDS encoding type II secretion system protein GspG; this translates as MKRSSSPLASAASKGFSITELILVIVVLAIIGVIASSTYNSSAQRSRIQKANADMTQLKRVMLNYKDRKGELPPVGDAWNGDTNPPSAPEWERTIDALKTEGLVNNEAPTRDPWGTPYGYDDNDCLSGASDYVSSDIYSSGPDRLAYTSDDIWMNISRGCRT
- a CDS encoding prepilin-type N-terminal cleavage/methylation domain-containing protein, which encodes MSRVELFRHKKTANGTGLRRGFTIVELLIIVVIIGILAAIALTVFSRAQKQARDSHTISTVKAYQKALIAYATDNRAYPTTWAACLGEGNADGCWAGSNDATFNTRIRPYMSNANPLPLPSIVDFTGWGGTREGATFYPDNMFTLDGSTYPWGLTCYLEAATKCPVGPIMAPAEPPYWPNFSSTPAQSNYTEIRGSEIMCRLKLPDPSTL
- a CDS encoding glycosyltransferase family 2 protein, translated to MHDIEIPLGKRSKLYRFFEILPGLLSLSLLLLPIILAVFNPLLAAIFIIVYTISWIIRALVLAVRTLQGYSIMRVAEDIDWQARLNDLSDPARALGQAADDGGKPQYRAAHLANLKRLSGQRYPLPSEIIQVVIIATYNEAREVLEPTVQSVLSNSFPAKQTILVIGYEARGPEATRATARELADQYREHFYAAFAFEHPSDLPNEVVGKGGNIVYAGRQLQAWMEKRGVNKEHVIITTLDSDNRPHPSYLSYLAYEFIVNERRHECAYQPIALFLNNIWDVPAPMRVLATGNSFWNMVNSLRPHMLRNFAAHAQSLVSLEKTDFWSTRTVVEDGHQFWRSYFAFKGQYEVIPIYVPIYQDAVLSSTYVKTLKAQFIQLRRWAYGASDVPYVATRVFSRHREVPLLDGFFKFLRLLDGHVSWATSSIILAFGAWAPLVFANESNRSIVAHELPDLVSYLQWLGYIGLVLSIFLSMKMLPPRPARYKRRRNLWMILQWALMPVTSILYGSSAAIYSQTRLLLGKYLDKFDVTDKSVVSQSGSGRVQHTASHE